In a genomic window of Urocitellus parryii isolate mUroPar1 chromosome 11, mUroPar1.hap1, whole genome shotgun sequence:
- the Strip1 gene encoding striatin-interacting protein 1 — MEPAAGVPGPLIVNNKQPQPPPPPPPATAQPPPGAPRAGGGLLPGGKTREFNRNQRKDSEGYSESPDLEFEYADTDKWAAELSELYSYTEGPEFLMNRKCFEEDFRIHVTDKKWTELDTNQHRTHAMRLLDGLEVTAREKRLKVARAILYVAQGTFGECGSEAEVQFWMRYNIFLLLEVGTFNALVELLNMEIDNSAACSSAVRKPAISLADSTDLRVLLNIMYLIVENVHQEYEGDKAEWRTMRQTFRGELGSPLYNNEPFAIMLFGMVTKFCSGHAPHFPMKKVLLLLWKTVLCTLGGFEELQSMKAEKRTLLGLPPLPEDSIKVIRNMRAASPPASASDLIEQQQKRGRREHKALIKQDNLDAFNERDPYKADDSREEEEENDDDNSLEGETFPLERDEVMPPPLQHPQTDRLTCPKGLPWAPKVREKDIEMFLESSRSKFIGYTLGSDTNTVVGLPRPIHESIKTLKQHKYTSIAEVQAQMEEEYLRSPLSGGEEEVEQVPAETLYQGLLPSLPQYMIALLKILLAAAPTSKAKTDSINILADVLPEEMPTTVLQSMKLGVDVNRHKEVIVKAISALLLLLLKHFKLNHIYQFEYMAQHLVFANCIPLILKFFNQNIMSYITAKNSISVLDYPHCVVNELPELTAESLEAGDNNQFCWRNLFSCINLLRILNKLTKWKHSRTMMLVVFKSAPILKRALKVKQAMMQLYVLKLLKVQTKYLGRQWRKSNMKTMSAIYQKVRHRLNDDWAYGNDLDARPWDFQAEECALRANIERFNARRYDRAHSNPDFLPVDNCLQSVLGQRVDLPEDFQMNYDLWLEREVFSKPISWEELLQ; from the exons GGTTATTCTGAGTCTCCAGACCTGGAGTTTGAATATGCTGACACAGACAAATGGGCTGCGGAACTCTCAG AGCTCTACAGCTACACAGAAGGGCCAGAATTCCTGATGAATCGGAAGTGCTTTGAGGAAGACTTCCGGATCCATG TGACAGACAAGAAGTGGACCGAGTTGGACACCAACCAGCACCGAACCCATGCCATGAGGCTCCTGGATGGCTTGGAAGTCACTGCCCGGGAGAAGAGACTCAAGGTGGCCCGAGCAATTCTCTATGTTGCCCAAG GAACTTTTGGGGAGTGCGGCTCAGAAGCTGAGGTGCAGTTCTGGATGCGCTACAACATCTTTCTGCTCCTGGAGGTGGGCACGTTCAATGCCTTGGTGGAGCTCCTCAACATGGAAATAGA CAACAGTGCTGCGTGCAGCAGTGCGGTGAGGAAGCCTGCCATCTCCCTGGCTGACAGCACAGACCTGAG GGTTCTGCTCAACATCATGTACCTGATTGTGGAGAATGTTCACCAGGAGTATGAGGGCGACAAGGCTGAGTGGAGGACAATGCGACAGACCTTCAGAGGCGAGCTGG GCTCACCGCTGTACAACAATGAGCCATTTGCCATCATGCTGTTTGGGATGGTGACCAAATTTTGCAGTGGCCATGCTCCCCACTTTCCCATGAAGAAAGTTCTCTTGCTACTCTGGAAGACAGTATTG TGCACACTGGGTGGCTTTGAGGAGCTGCAGAGCATGAAGGCTGAGAAGCGTACCCTCCTGGGACTACCTCCTTTGCCTGAGGACAGCATCAAAGTGATCCGCAACATGAGAGCTGcctccccaccagcatctgcctcAGACCTGATTGAGCAGCAGCAGAAACGGGGCCGTCGGGAGCACAAG GCTCTGATAAAACAGGACAATTTAGATGCCTTCAATGAGCGTGATCCTTACAAGGCTGATGACTCtcgagaagaagaagaggagaatgaTGATGACAACAGTCTGGAGGGGGAGACATTCCCCCTTGAGCGTGATGAGGTGATGCCTCCCCCACTACAACACCCCCAGACTGACAGGCTTACCTGCCCAAAGGGGCTTCCATGGGCTCCCAAGGTCAG AGAGAAGGACATTGAGATGTTCCTCGAGTCCAGCCGCAGCAAATTCATAGGTTACACTCTAGGCAG TGACACCAACACAGTGGTGGGGCTGCCCAGGCCAATCCACGAAAGCATCAAGACTCTGAAACAG CACAAGTACACATCGATTGCAGAGGTCCAGGCGCAGATGGAGGAGGAGTACCTTCGCTCTCCTCTCTCAGGG ggagaagaggaagttgAACAAGTCCCTGCAGAAACCCTCTACCAAGGATTGCTCCCCAGTCTGCCTCAGTATATG ATTGCTCTCCTGAAGATTCTGCTGGCCGCAGCTCCCACCTCAAAAGCCAAAACAGACTCAATCAACATCCTAGCAGATGTCCTACCTGAAGAAATGCC CACCACAGTATTGCAAAGCATGAAGCTGGGGGTGGATGTGAATCGCCACAAAGAGGTCATCGTTAAGGCCATTTCtgctttgctgctgctgctgttgaagCACTTTAAGTTGAACCACATCTATCAG TTTGAATACATGGCCCAGCACTTGGTGTTTGCCAACTGTATCCCTTTGATCCTAAAATTCTTCAATCAAAACATCATGTCCTACATCACTGCCAAGAACAG CATTTCTGTCCTGGATTACCCTCACTGTGTGGTGAACGAGCTGCCAGAGCTGACTGCAGAGAGTCTG GAAGCAGGTGACAACAACCAGTTTTGCTGGAGGAATCTCTTTTCTTGTATCAATCTGCTTCGGATCTTGAACAAGCTGACAAAATGGAAGCATTCAAGGACAATG ATGCTGGTGGTGTTCAAGTCAGCACCCATCTTGAAGCGGGCTCTGAAGGTGAAACAAGCCATGATGCAGCTGTATGTGCTGAAGTTGCTCAAGGTACAAACCAAGTACTTAGGGCGGCAGTGGCGCAAGAGCAACATGAAGACAATGTCTGCCATCTACCAGAAGGTGCGGCATCGGCTGAACGACGACTGGGCATATGGCAATG ATCTTGATGCTCGGCCTTGGGACTTCCAGGCAGAGGAGTGTGCCCTACGTGCCAATATTGAACGCTTTAATGCCCGGCGCTACGACCGAGCCCACAGCAACCCTGACTTCCTGCCAGTGGACAACTGCCTGCAGAGTGTTTTGGGCCAGCGGGTGGACCTTCCTGAGGACTTCCAGATGAACTATGACCTCTGGTTAGAAAGGGAGGTCTTCTCTAAGCCCATTTCCTGGGAAGAGCTGCTGCAGTGA